AGCCCCAAAACTGAAAGCGCCGGTTGATTTTTCGACAACATCAATTTTAAGAACCATCTTATCATCGGCACTTCCTTTGCTGGTATCCACATTGACTTGTTCGAAATAATCGAGGCGATAGAGGTTGCGAATACTGCGTTTAAGCCGCGTCGAGCTAAACTGCTCCTGCTCGTAAACACGCAGTTGCCGGCGGATGACCTTATCCCGCGTTTTGGTGTTACCGGAAATAATAATTTTCTCAAAGTAAACTTGCTGGCCTTTTTTGATATCAAAGACGATATCAACCACCCGTTTTTCAGAATCCTGCTTAACCTGCGGCGCGACATCGGCATAGGCAAAACCCTGGTTGGAATATAAGTCTGTAAGGTTTAAGACGTCGCCGCGCAGTATCTCCCGATTGTAGAACTCCTCTTGCCTGATTTTTAAGCTTTCGATCAATTCTGCTTGTTCTAAAATCAAATCCCCAGTCAAGCTGACTTCACCCACCCTAAAACGCGGCCCTTCATTAATTTCTATTGTGATCTCGATCTCTTGACCAACAAAATTGACTTCTGGCTCACCTACCCGCGCCTGCATATATCCGTTATTTTTATAAAAAGAAGTAAGCCTGGCGACGTCCTGTTCCAGCTTATTTTCATCTAGGTCACCGGCGGAGGTAAACCATGAAAGGATGTTTTCTTCCGCAGTGGCCATCTGGCGTTTAAGCTCTTTATCTGAAAAGGCCTCATTGCCCTCAAACATAATTCTTTCAATTTGAAACTTCTCCCCCTCTTCAATAATATACTCGATATCAGCTTGATTGTCTTTGCGCTCATAAATTTTGTAGTCAACATTTACGTTGTGGTAATTTTCTTCTTTATACAGCTCTGTAATGCGATCAATATCGTTTTGGATAACATTGATGTTTAAAATAGAGCCCCTTTTGGCGGTAATGACCTCTGCGACCTCTTCCTCTTCAAAAGCCCAGCGTATGCCGCTGAAACGCACAGCGCGCAGGGTCGGTTTTTCCTTGATCTTAAAGGTGACCATCACTCCATCCGGCCGTGGTTCAGAAAGAATTTGGATATCATCAAAATATCCCATGGCAAAAATTGCCTTCAGATCATCGGACAGGTTTTTAGGGTTATATATGTCGCCGGGTTGTGTCTTAACCACCCTTTTGATGGCTTCAGCCTCAATCCGCAGATTGCCATCTATACTTATTTCCAGAATTCTTTGGCGCTTAAATATCCTCAATACCAGTTCCTGAGCAAGCTTGTCGACTGAAGTTGGTAAGTTTTCGATCCCTTTGCCCTCAACTGTATACAGCTGCGGTCTTGCGGCAGACGCTTCAAATAATTTTAAGTCCAAACTGAACTGCTGCCCGAGCCAGGTTAGGCTGCCCCAGATTATAAAGTCGCCTCCGGTCTGAACACTCAGCCCCTTTATTTCTTCAATACTGCTCACCCGCTTTTTCCAATTCGGTTCTGAAACCGGATCAAGCAACAAGACTCTTGCGCCGGCCTGCTCTAAAGATTTCATTAAGGCCGAGGGAATTTCAGTTTGCAAATAGGTCAGATCTTGTTCGGCAAATATATCAAACGGCAATATGACAGCACTCGGTGCTTGCTGTGCGATGGCTGTTTGCTGGCAGATACCCATTACGACCATAATGATCAAACATAACTTATTGATCACCTGCGTCTTAAAAGAGCGCCGTACCTTTAAAAAGGTTGAATCGTGTTTGATCATCTATTGATATCTGCAAAGAAGGCAATTTGTTTTGAACTGATTTCGGCTATTTTAAAGGCAGTAAAGATCTTGTTCTCAATCATCGCATTGGCAATTTAGGTGACGAGCTCTAGTTGCCCAGCGGTTATGGTAACACGGCGAGACATAAAGGACGCCAACTCCATATTGTGAGTCACCACCACCAGGGTCATGGATAGTTCTTGGTTCAATTCCATTATCAATTGATGCACCTGATCACTGTTGCGATTATCCAGGTTGCCGGTGGGTTCATCTGCCAGCAAAATAGCTGGTTTCAAAATCAGGGCTCTGGCCAAAGCTACACGCTGCTGCTCTCCTCCTGAAAGCTTGCCGACACGATGGTTCAACCGATCCTGCAGACCGACTCGAACCAATATTTTCTCGGCAGCTGCAAAAGCTTCTGATTTGCTTAAGCCGCTGATCATTGCCGGCATCATTGCATTTTCAAGGGCGCTGAATTCAGGAAGCAAGTGATGAAACTGAAAAACAAAACCGATGGTTTTGTTGCGGAAGTGTGCCAGCTTAATATCATCATATTGAAAAACATCCTCACCTTGAAATTTCAAAATGCCGCTATCAGGTCGGTCAAGAGTGCCAAGAATGTGTAGCAGTGTCGACTTACCGATTCCTGAGGCACCAACAATAGCAACCGACTCCCCTGACGCAAGATCCAGCTGAACGCCTTTTAAAACATCAATGCTGACTCCGCCGTTTTGAAAGCTCTTGACTAGATTATTGGCGCTGATCCAGCCACCTGCGTGGGTTTGCGGACGGCTGTTCAATTTGGGTCGACTCGATTTTTCAAAAGATCCTGAACTATCCATAACGAATGGCCTCCACCGGGTCCAGTTTGGACGCCTGCCTCGCAGGATAAAGGGTTGCCAGAAAGCAGATGACCATGGCAGCCGAAACGATACCCAGAACCCATAAAGGTTCCACTTTTACTGGAAGGGTGGTCGTAAAATAATAAATATCACCGGTTAACTCATAAATATCGTAATGTTTGAGCAACGTGCACAGTAAAAGACCCAGACATAACCCTAAAAACGTGCCGATGGCGCCAATGACCATCCCGTTAAAAACAAAAATTTTGCGGATGCTTTGGTTTGTGGCGCCCATGGCCTTTAAGATGGCAATATCGCGTGTTTTTCCCATAACCAGCATAATCAAACTGCTGGCAATATTAAATGCAGCCACCAATACGATTAAAATCAAAATAATGGCCATCACCCAGCGTTCCATTTTAAGCGCTCGAAATAAATTTTGATTCATTTGCATCCAATCGCGTGCCCAGTATGGAAAGCCAAGCTCGGAAATGATGCTATCCGCAATCGCGCGAGCCGCGTATATATCGTTAACACGAATATCGATACCGGTTACCGAATCACCCATTCGCAACATTTTTTGCGCATCATAAATATGGATAAAAGCGAAGGTCTGATCATACTCATACATGCCCGATTGGAAAAAGCCGGTCACCTTAAACTGTTTCATAGCCGGCAGGTGTCCGATTGGAGACAGCATACCATGCGCCGATATCAGATAAATCCGGTCACCTTCAATTACACCCAGATTGCGGGCCAACTCTTTCCCCAGGACAATACCGGGTTCCTGGAGCGAAGATTGCTGGTTGGATTCATTCGAAGACAAATCCGGCAAAGACACCTGGGCCAAAGTTGCCATCACCTGCCCGGCGGTGGCAGGATCGATTCCACGGATCACGACACCGGCTGCACCGGATTTGGAGCGTAGCATCGCCTGGGTGACAATAAAAGGAGTGGCGGCTTCAACGCCTTTGGCTTTTCCCACCTGGGTTAAGACCGAACGGTAATCTTTAAATTGACCACCGTGGCGCATGAGCATCACCTGAGATTGTCCCCCCAGAATCCGGGCTTTGAGATCGGCATCAAAACCGGTCATTACAGCAATCACAACGATCAGAGCCATCACACCGACCGTTACCCCGGCAATCGAAAGAATGGTAATCAGCGAGACAAATGCTTGTTTTTGTTTGGCCCTTAGATAACGACGGCCGATGTATAATTCAAAAGACATGGGTTTAGAATGGATATATTGAGTTTGCGTTATTGGTTAACGGCATCCCATTATGGGGTTTTGCATTGCAATTGATATAGGCGCCGCTTTGGCAGTTAAAGTTTACAAGGCAATTTTACCAAATACCATATTTCTGATTATCTTTTTTGAATTAGGATATACGCCCCCAATTCCGCCACTTAGCCCCTGGGTTTCATATGCGGAAAAAGAATGACTTCGCGGATTGAATCCGCATCGGTGAGCAACATCACCAGGCGATCAATACCAATGCCCTCACCGGCCGTTGGCGGAAGACCATATTCTAGTGCTTCAATATAATCGTCGTCCATCTGGTGCGCATCTTTTTCTCCGGCTGCCCGATTTTCAACCTGTTGGCTAAAACGTTCCTGCTGGTCCACGGGGTCGTTTAGCTCTGAAAATCCGTTGGCGATCTCACGACCGGCTATAAAGAGTTCAAAACGGTCGGTGATGTCAGGTTCATGATCACTGCGACGTGACAGCGGCGAAACTTCTACCGGATAGCCGGTGATAAAAGTGGGCTGAACTAATTTGGGCTCAACCAAAGCATCAAACAGTTTTGTAATCACTTTGCCTAACCGACCGGTCTTGGTAATTTGGATTCCGCTCTGGGAGGCAACACTCAACAAAGCGTCCTTATCTTTTAACAACTTGGCCTCAATACCGCCGATATCCACCAATGCTTCAGACAGTGTCATGCGACGCCAGGGACCGGCCAATTCAATGGTATCGTTTTGATAAACAATGGTTGTGGAACCGTTGACTACCTGCGCTACGAAGGAAAATAGCTGCTCGGTTAAGTCCATCAGATCGGTATAGGTAGCATAGGCCTGATAAAATTCTAGCATCGTAAATTCGGGATTATGCTGGGTGGAAATACCTTCGTTTCTAAAACTTCGATTGATTTCAAAAACCCGCTCAAATCCACCGACCACCAGGCGCTTTAAATACAATTCTGGGGCAATCCGCAAATAAAGATCCATTCCCAGTGCATTGTGATGCGTAATAAATGGCTCCGCTTCAGCGCCGCCTGCAATGGGCTGCATCATTGGGGTTTCGACCTCGAGGAAATCATGCTTCAGAAAAAAATTTCTAACCTCCTGAATAATTTGACTGCGCCGCACGAAAAGCTTTCTGACATCAGCGTTCATGATCAGGTCCAGGTAACGCTGACGATAGCGCTTTTCCGGGTCTTTAAGCCCATGAAATTTTTCAGGCAGCGGCCGAATCGTTTTGCAGAGCAGCTTTAACTCTTTGGCCAGTATTGTCCATTCACCGGTTTTGGTTTGAAACATCTCTCCAGCAAGACCGACAAAATCACCGACATCCAGCTGTTTAAAAAGCTGATAGGTCTCATCACCGATTTGATCTTTGCGGATGTAGGCCTGCAATTGCCCGGTCCGATCCCGAAAACGGATGAACGTTGTTTTGCCGAATCGATTGATGGCCACCATGCGCCCGGCGACAGCAAAAAGGGGCGATTTGGATTTTAGCGTCTCCGGTGATTTTTCTGTTAGCGACTTAATTTCCGAGATGTTGTGAGATACTTTGAAATCATTCGGAAAAAGCTGCAAATCACTTTTTTTGAGGGTGTTAAATTTATTTCTTCTTTTTTGAATGAGCTCGCTGGTTTTTTCCATATTCAATCCCGTCACCGATCCTGCCCCCGGGCTTTAAACATCGCTCAACGGCGGATTGGGGTTTGAAAGAGCTTAGCGACAGTTTAAAATGGGTGAATTGATGTCCTTTGGCTAAAAATCCGTATAACTTACCGGTATAAACTGATTTTGGTATCCCATTTTACCGTTGACTGTCAAGTCCGAGTTCGGTTGTTGTCCGGTAGGTTAGTCCGGTGGGGACATTTGCTTGAAATGTAAAGTAATGGTGGTGCCTTTGTTGAGCTGACTTTCGACGTTTAACCAAGCGTCATTGGCCTCAACTATCCGATGGACAATCGATAAACCAAGTCCGGTGCCGTTTGGTTTGGTCGTGAAAAACGGATCAAAAATCGTCTTCAATGTCTCTGGAGAAATGCCGCTGCCATTATCGCTGATTTTGACACAGGCGTATTTGTTTTTGGCGGGAAACATCTCAATCCCGATTTGGCCTTCACCATCAATTGCCTCGGCTGCATTCAGCAGCAGATTCCACAGAATTTGGTGCAGATGACCCGGATCCATCGTAATCCATACATTAGAGGACACATTTTTGGTTGTTTTGACGCGCCCGTTATTGGACCCGTCGATTTCAAAAAGCTCCGCAATTTCAAGCAAGGCCAGGCTGAGATCGATGGGTTCGACCTTGCCGGCTGGCGGGCGGGCGTAAAACAAAAAATTGCTGGCCAGAGAACTCAAGCGGTCGGCTTCGCGCAGTATAATTTGCATCAACCGTGCATGGTCAGGGTCATAGCGCATATCTTCTTTGAGCAGCTGTATTGAACCGGTTAAAGCCGCCAGCGGATTTTTAATCTCGTGGGCCAAACCGGCAGCCATCTCGCCGACAGCTGCCATCTTTTCAACTCGCTTCACGTGACCTTCCATGGTGCGCAATTCTTCCTTAGTTTTGCGGGTCTGTTCAGACAACAAACTGCTTAAAAAGGCGACTGCAAAACAAGCTGTCATGGTGATCATCAATTTAAAGAAGATCTGGCTCCAGTCATAAGCGCTGGCAAGGGGATTACCGTTGATACCGATTGGATTGAGAATGCCGAAATATTCCAGCTCGACCAGTGCGCAAAACTGCAAACTACAGAATGCCGCAATAACCATCGTCCCACGCATGGGAAGCAACATACTAGAATAAATAATGACGACCAAATAAAGAAAGGAAAATACGCTCACAAAACCGCCGGTTAAGAAGACGATCAGGGTTACAATTAAGGTATCGATGCCGGTTTGGATAAAGGCGAAACGGGTGAGGTTTTTGACACGTTTGAGCAACACACTGTAAACAACGGATAAAACGAATATCGCGGTGATAAGGCCGTAAAGAACCACCAGCGATCGATCCATCGGCGGGGTGTTTTCACCCATATGCTGGAGAACGGCAGAAACCAACAGCAGCAATGAAAAAAGAACACGTATAAATATCAACCACTTGAGTTTTGTTTTGTCATCAATTTCAAGCATGGCTTGTCAAACGGGACTGTTGAAAAGTGGCATCAGAAATCAGCACCCCAGCGAAAAGGGCCGTAATTCGATTACGGTACGACAGATATCTATATCATACACAAAGGGTATGCGCTAAACAAGCGGTATCAGAAATGAGAGATGTCTTTTATGTATAGGCTTCGACGGCTCAGCGATATTATTGAATGGCTCCGGCCATCTTAAATATGGGCAGATACATGGCAACCACCAACCCGCCGATGGTGGCCCCTAAAAACACGAGCATAAACGGTTCAATCAAGGCGGTCATATTTTCAACTGCCTGATCAACTTCTTCGTCATAAAAATCGGCGATTTTTTCCAGCATGGCGTCCAACGCCCCGGTGGATTCACCGACCCCGATCATCTGACACACCATGGCCGGAAAAACGCCGCTTTCCTGCAAGGGGTCAGCCATCGTACGACCTTCAGCTATACCAGAACGCACATCATAAACAGCCTTTTCGATCGTTCGGTTTCCGGCTGTTTTAGCCACAATATCAAGTGCTTCAAGAATAGCGACCCCGCTGGCCAGCATGGTGCCCATGGTACGGGTAAATTTGGCAACTGCCACTTTGCG
The Desulfobacterales bacterium DNA segment above includes these coding regions:
- a CDS encoding ABC transporter ATP-binding protein produces the protein MDSSGSFEKSSRPKLNSRPQTHAGGWISANNLVKSFQNGGVSIDVLKGVQLDLASGESVAIVGASGIGKSTLLHILGTLDRPDSGILKFQGEDVFQYDDIKLAHFRNKTIGFVFQFHHLLPEFSALENAMMPAMISGLSKSEAFAAAEKILVRVGLQDRLNHRVGKLSGGEQQRVALARALILKPAILLADEPTGNLDNRNSDQVHQLIMELNQELSMTLVVVTHNMELASFMSRRVTITAGQLELVT
- a CDS encoding ATP-binding protein, with the translated sequence MLEIDDKTKLKWLIFIRVLFSLLLLVSAVLQHMGENTPPMDRSLVVLYGLITAIFVLSVVYSVLLKRVKNLTRFAFIQTGIDTLIVTLIVFLTGGFVSVFSFLYLVVIIYSSMLLPMRGTMVIAAFCSLQFCALVELEYFGILNPIGINGNPLASAYDWSQIFFKLMITMTACFAVAFLSSLLSEQTRKTKEELRTMEGHVKRVEKMAAVGEMAAGLAHEIKNPLAALTGSIQLLKEDMRYDPDHARLMQIILREADRLSSLASNFLFYARPPAGKVEPIDLSLALLEIAELFEIDGSNNGRVKTTKNVSSNVWITMDPGHLHQILWNLLLNAAEAIDGEGQIGIEMFPAKNKYACVKISDNGSGISPETLKTIFDPFFTTKPNGTGLGLSIVHRIVEANDAWLNVESQLNKGTTITLHFKQMSPPD
- the bamA gene encoding outer membrane protein assembly factor BamA, which codes for MIKHDSTFLKVRRSFKTQVINKLCLIIMVVMGICQQTAIAQQAPSAVILPFDIFAEQDLTYLQTEIPSALMKSLEQAGARVLLLDPVSEPNWKKRVSSIEEIKGLSVQTGGDFIIWGSLTWLGQQFSLDLKLFEASAARPQLYTVEGKGIENLPTSVDKLAQELVLRIFKRQRILEISIDGNLRIEAEAIKRVVKTQPGDIYNPKNLSDDLKAIFAMGYFDDIQILSEPRPDGVMVTFKIKEKPTLRAVRFSGIRWAFEEEEVAEVITAKRGSILNINVIQNDIDRITELYKEENYHNVNVDYKIYERKDNQADIEYIIEEGEKFQIERIMFEGNEAFSDKELKRQMATAEENILSWFTSAGDLDENKLEQDVARLTSFYKNNGYMQARVGEPEVNFVGQEIEITIEINEGPRFRVGEVSLTGDLILEQAELIESLKIRQEEFYNREILRGDVLNLTDLYSNQGFAYADVAPQVKQDSEKRVVDIVFDIKKGQQVYFEKIIISGNTKTRDKVIRRQLRVYEQEQFSSTRLKRSIRNLYRLDYFEQVNVDTSKGSADDKMVLKIDVVEKSTGAFSFGAGYGNADKLYGTISISERNLFGRGQKLELKGTMGSKTQDIDLTFTEPYVWDIPLSGTLTFYNWKYDFEEYDKDSFGFGLSFSYPIFNYTRARLGYVYDIADISNISSDAPGSIKELNGKNTKSSIKSSLRYDSRDSTFVPSEGSNHGFSFEFAGLGGDIGFMKYIGETTYYLPLFWGLVLAPHAEAGYVNKTRTKKLPDYEKFYLGGIGSLRGFKRDDLAPRDNDNNSIGGDKYVQFNLDLTFPLLKDQGVFGGLFFDTGRVYGDNESIELDPGDLRQSAGLGIRWMSPMGPVRLEYGFILDQKETDDGPGNWEFSMASAF
- the lysS gene encoding lysine--tRNA ligase codes for the protein MTGLNMEKTSELIQKRRNKFNTLKKSDLQLFPNDFKVSHNISEIKSLTEKSPETLKSKSPLFAVAGRMVAINRFGKTTFIRFRDRTGQLQAYIRKDQIGDETYQLFKQLDVGDFVGLAGEMFQTKTGEWTILAKELKLLCKTIRPLPEKFHGLKDPEKRYRQRYLDLIMNADVRKLFVRRSQIIQEVRNFFLKHDFLEVETPMMQPIAGGAEAEPFITHHNALGMDLYLRIAPELYLKRLVVGGFERVFEINRSFRNEGISTQHNPEFTMLEFYQAYATYTDLMDLTEQLFSFVAQVVNGSTTIVYQNDTIELAGPWRRMTLSEALVDIGGIEAKLLKDKDALLSVASQSGIQITKTGRLGKVITKLFDALVEPKLVQPTFITGYPVEVSPLSRRSDHEPDITDRFELFIAGREIANGFSELNDPVDQQERFSQQVENRAAGEKDAHQMDDDYIEALEYGLPPTAGEGIGIDRLVMLLTDADSIREVILFPHMKPRG
- a CDS encoding lipoprotein-releasing ABC transporter permease subunit, whose translation is MSFELYIGRRYLRAKQKQAFVSLITILSIAGVTVGVMALIVVIAVMTGFDADLKARILGGQSQVMLMRHGGQFKDYRSVLTQVGKAKGVEAATPFIVTQAMLRSKSGAAGVVIRGIDPATAGQVMATLAQVSLPDLSSNESNQQSSLQEPGIVLGKELARNLGVIEGDRIYLISAHGMLSPIGHLPAMKQFKVTGFFQSGMYEYDQTFAFIHIYDAQKMLRMGDSVTGIDIRVNDIYAARAIADSIISELGFPYWARDWMQMNQNLFRALKMERWVMAIILILIVLVAAFNIASSLIMLVMGKTRDIAILKAMGATNQSIRKIFVFNGMVIGAIGTFLGLCLGLLLCTLLKHYDIYELTGDIYYFTTTLPVKVEPLWVLGIVSAAMVICFLATLYPARQASKLDPVEAIRYG